In one Bosea sp. RAC05 genomic region, the following are encoded:
- a CDS encoding glycoside hydrolase family 31 protein — MHPLTGARLAGTGTSHVDLALEAGYGARLYLLDAHLARLLITRPGGLVMPRTWSISPEIAWAGDPDPIDGRDRLDVSGFPGVPFSVDEDEAAITVETAWLRVRIRRSPLMLDWQVRSAPEAPFESVLKDRPSHAYAFDRRSNRFRHYLVRDERERFYGFGDKSGDADKHGRRLAMGATDPLGYDGGRSDPLYKHIPWSVTVRPDRGGQAVGLFYDNLARGAFDLGQELDAYHDLFRSFEACDGDLDLYVVLGPGLGDVVKRFTALTGRAAFPPRWTIPYSGSTMSYTDAPDASDKLVGFLDLLARHGIPCGSFQMSSGYTLVGDKRCVFTWNRDRFPDPQAVTARFRDAQVELVANIKPALLLEHPRFDEVEAFGGFVRDSEDPSKPHVTQFWGGPAAYLDFTNPQTSAWWSRQVKEQLIDYGINSTWNDNNEFEIWDEAALCDLSGHRATIATLRPVQTNLMMRASAIAQTAAAPGTRPYLISRSGGPGMQRYVQTWSGDNRTNWETLRWNLRMGHGFSLSGLANFGHDIGGFAGPKPEPELFLRWIEQGIFWPRFTIHSWNDDGSANEPWMYPQLLPQIRTCLAFRERLTPLFYDLLWRMHRDHEPILRPLTLDFPDQADSYTAEDAFLLGERLLVAPVLDRGATRREVWLPACAEGWFDLWTGAPHPGGRTVTVEAPLGRCPAFLRGGSILPLGPAPSTESGPLTLRLALSDGESARLDLYDDDGASVLEPPLTPPCLFSVEAEKHGGVATVAVSFAGTRAPRWPELRFEDAAGQPLKVRLHDGVLSERLSLPAGAGSSVTS, encoded by the coding sequence ATGCATCCGCTGACCGGGGCGAGGCTCGCCGGAACCGGCACGAGCCATGTCGATCTCGCGCTGGAGGCCGGCTACGGCGCCCGTCTCTACCTGCTCGACGCGCATCTCGCGCGCCTGCTGATCACCCGGCCGGGTGGGCTGGTGATGCCCAGGACCTGGTCGATCTCGCCCGAGATCGCCTGGGCCGGCGACCCGGACCCGATCGATGGGCGCGACAGGCTCGACGTTTCCGGCTTCCCCGGCGTGCCCTTCTCGGTCGACGAGGACGAGGCCGCGATCACGGTGGAGACGGCGTGGCTGCGCGTGCGGATCCGCCGCTCGCCCCTGATGCTGGACTGGCAGGTCCGCTCCGCCCCCGAGGCGCCGTTCGAGAGCGTGCTGAAGGACCGGCCGAGCCACGCCTATGCCTTCGACCGCCGCTCGAACCGTTTCCGGCATTATCTCGTCCGCGACGAACGCGAGCGCTTCTACGGCTTCGGCGACAAGTCCGGCGACGCCGACAAGCATGGCCGGCGCCTCGCCATGGGCGCCACCGATCCGCTCGGCTACGATGGCGGCCGCTCGGACCCGCTCTACAAGCACATCCCCTGGTCGGTGACGGTGCGGCCCGACCGCGGCGGTCAGGCCGTCGGGCTGTTCTACGACAACCTCGCGCGCGGCGCCTTCGACCTCGGTCAGGAGCTCGACGCCTATCACGACCTGTTCCGCTCCTTCGAGGCCTGCGACGGAGATCTCGATCTTTATGTCGTGCTGGGGCCCGGGCTCGGCGACGTGGTCAAGCGCTTCACCGCCCTGACCGGGCGCGCCGCCTTCCCGCCGCGCTGGACGATCCCCTATTCGGGCTCGACCATGTCCTACACCGACGCGCCCGACGCCTCCGATAAGCTCGTCGGCTTCCTCGATCTGCTGGCGCGGCACGGCATTCCCTGCGGCTCCTTCCAGATGTCGTCCGGCTACACCCTGGTCGGCGACAAGCGCTGCGTCTTCACCTGGAACCGCGACCGCTTCCCCGATCCGCAGGCGGTGACCGCCCGGTTCAGGGACGCGCAGGTCGAACTCGTTGCCAACATCAAGCCGGCCCTGCTGCTGGAGCATCCGCGCTTCGACGAGGTCGAGGCCTTTGGCGGCTTCGTGCGCGACAGCGAGGACCCGTCGAAGCCGCACGTCACCCAGTTCTGGGGCGGCCCGGCGGCCTATCTCGACTTCACCAACCCGCAGACCAGCGCCTGGTGGTCGCGGCAGGTGAAGGAGCAGCTGATCGACTACGGCATCAACTCGACCTGGAACGACAACAACGAGTTCGAGATCTGGGACGAGGCCGCGCTCTGCGACCTCTCCGGGCACAGGGCGACGATCGCGACGCTGCGGCCGGTCCAGACCAATCTGATGATGCGTGCCTCCGCGATCGCCCAGACCGCGGCCGCGCCGGGCACGCGCCCCTATCTCATCTCGCGCTCCGGCGGGCCGGGCATGCAACGCTATGTCCAGACCTGGAGCGGCGACAACCGCACCAACTGGGAGACGCTGCGCTGGAACCTGCGCATGGGCCATGGCTTCTCGCTCTCGGGGCTGGCGAATTTCGGCCATGACATCGGCGGCTTCGCCGGCCCCAAGCCCGAGCCCGAGCTGTTCCTGCGCTGGATCGAGCAGGGCATCTTCTGGCCGCGCTTCACGATCCACTCCTGGAACGACGACGGCAGTGCCAACGAGCCCTGGATGTATCCGCAGCTGCTGCCGCAGATCAGGACATGCCTGGCCTTCCGCGAGCGCCTGACGCCGCTGTTCTACGACCTGCTCTGGCGGATGCATCGCGATCACGAGCCGATCCTGCGGCCCCTGACGCTCGATTTCCCCGACCAGGCGGACAGCTACACCGCGGAAGACGCCTTCCTGCTCGGCGAGCGGCTGCTGGTCGCGCCGGTGCTCGACAGGGGCGCGACGCGCCGCGAGGTCTGGCTGCCCGCCTGCGCCGAGGGCTGGTTCGATCTCTGGACCGGCGCGCCCCATCCCGGCGGTCGGACCGTCACGGTCGAAGCCCCGCTGGGGCGCTGCCCGGCCTTCCTGCGCGGCGGCTCGATCCTGCCGCTCGGGCCCGCGCCCTCGACCGAAAGCGGCCCGCTGACGCTGCGGCTCGCCCTGTCGGACGGCGAGAGCGCCAGGCTCGATCTCTATGACGATGATGGGGCGAGCGTGCTGGAGCCGCCGCTGACGCCGCCCTGCCTGTTCTCGGTCGAGGCCGAGAAGCACGGCGGCGTCGCGACCGTCGCGGTCTCGTTCGCCGGCACGAGGGCACCACGCTGGCCGGAGCTGCGCTTCGAGGATGCGGCCGGCCAGCCGCTCAAGGTCCGTCTGCACGACGGCGTTCTGAGCGAGCGGCTGTCGTTGCCGGCCGGCGCGGGGTCGTCCGTCACCAGTTGA
- a CDS encoding ferric reductase-like transmembrane domain-containing protein — MIWAALALAVAVPIVLAAGSPLLAWRDGVYVASSFAGMLALALLLVQPLLAGGYLPALQARRGRRVHAWLGAALVALILLHIAGLWLTSAPDVIDALLFASPTPFSAWGVVAMWAAFAAAALAALRARVRLAPKVWRLGHTALAVVVVSGSVVHAWLVDGTMEPLSKAAFCLLVLLATAKVILDLRAWTLIARKRRSADRR; from the coding sequence TTGATCTGGGCTGCCCTCGCGCTTGCCGTGGCAGTGCCGATCGTGCTGGCGGCGGGGAGCCCGCTGCTCGCCTGGCGTGACGGCGTCTATGTCGCCTCGAGCTTCGCCGGCATGCTCGCGCTCGCGCTGCTGCTGGTTCAGCCGCTGCTGGCCGGCGGCTATCTGCCCGCGCTGCAGGCCCGGCGCGGGCGACGCGTTCATGCCTGGCTCGGCGCCGCTCTGGTGGCGCTGATCCTTCTCCATATCGCGGGGCTCTGGCTGACGAGCGCTCCGGACGTGATCGACGCCTTGCTGTTCGCCTCACCCACGCCCTTCTCCGCCTGGGGGGTCGTCGCCATGTGGGCGGCCTTCGCCGCAGCCGCGCTCGCGGCCCTGAGGGCTCGCGTCCGCCTGGCGCCGAAGGTCTGGCGCCTCGGCCACACGGCGCTCGCGGTCGTGGTCGTCAGCGGCAGCGTTGTCCATGCTTGGCTCGTCGACGGGACGATGGAACCGCTGTCGAAGGCGGCGTTTTGCCTGCTCGTGCTGCTGGCGACGGCCAAGGTGATCCTGGATCTGCGCGCCTGGACCCTGATCGCGCGCAAGCGACGTTCCGCGGATCGCCGGTAG
- a CDS encoding twin-arginine translocation signal domain-containing protein: protein MTHDRSTRRAFLAHGSALAGAALLTGTPGLLLPAQAQGLAPTPTMPGGANNYIPGAPVVSRIGGGGFWMTGTVRRAGDGAPLPGMRIQIWAHTTEGRENDAHSHGATLTGADGTFRLEMPQIIPAFGQAHGHLAYEGDGFKTVFLRPVMARSRDTSLSAHFVLQPV, encoded by the coding sequence TTGACCCATGATCGATCGACCCGCCGGGCCTTTCTCGCCCATGGCTCCGCGCTCGCCGGCGCGGCGTTGCTGACGGGAACGCCCGGTCTGCTGCTGCCGGCCCAGGCGCAGGGCCTCGCCCCGACGCCGACGATGCCGGGCGGCGCCAACAACTATATCCCCGGCGCGCCGGTCGTCAGCCGCATCGGCGGCGGCGGCTTCTGGATGACGGGCACCGTGCGTCGTGCGGGCGACGGCGCCCCCCTGCCCGGGATGCGGATTCAGATCTGGGCCCACACCACGGAGGGGCGCGAGAACGACGCGCACAGCCACGGCGCCACGCTGACCGGGGCCGATGGGACCTTCCGGCTGGAAATGCCCCAGATCATCCCGGCCTTCGGGCAGGCGCATGGCCATCTCGCCTATGAGGGGGACGGCTTCAAGACCGTCTTCCTGCGGCCCGTGATGGCCCGCTCGCGCGACACCAGCCTCAGCGCCCATTTCGTGCTTCAGCCGGTCTGA
- a CDS encoding carbohydrate ABC transporter permease, with product MKDAAAPSGTHSPLAQVAAYAVASTVSLLFLYPYWWMLVSAFRSTREMLSAPLRLLPERFDLSILSEIASIGGVGLWRYGLNSVAITCASTLLGVTVTALGAYALVRRPRLPGFSLLRYGFLITIMYPYMLLVIPVYLVMFKLGLLGSYAGIILFLALGPIQFFLFEQFFRAIPPEVIEAAVIDGASESQVLFKVVMPMAAPVVATVAIITFLLNWAQWFPILVISRTPDTYTLPVALLSMNGELGANFQGIMALSVITTLPMAVLFLIAQKRVMEGMAAGAVKG from the coding sequence ATGAAGGACGCCGCCGCCCCCTCCGGCACCCATTCCCCGCTGGCCCAGGTGGCGGCCTATGCCGTCGCCTCGACCGTCAGCCTGCTCTTCCTCTACCCCTACTGGTGGATGCTGGTGTCGGCCTTCCGCTCGACCCGCGAGATGCTGTCGGCGCCGCTGCGCCTCCTGCCGGAGCGGTTCGACCTGTCGATCCTGTCCGAGATCGCCAGCATCGGCGGCGTCGGCCTGTGGCGCTACGGGCTGAACTCGGTCGCCATCACCTGCGCCTCGACGCTGCTGGGGGTCACGGTGACGGCGCTGGGCGCCTATGCGCTGGTGCGCCGGCCGCGGCTGCCGGGGTTCTCGCTGCTGCGCTACGGCTTCCTGATCACCATCATGTATCCCTACATGCTGCTGGTGATCCCGGTCTATCTGGTGATGTTCAAGCTCGGGCTGCTGGGCAGCTATGCCGGAATCATCCTGTTTCTGGCGCTCGGGCCGATCCAGTTCTTCCTGTTCGAGCAGTTCTTCCGCGCCATTCCGCCCGAAGTCATCGAGGCGGCGGTGATCGACGGGGCGAGCGAGAGCCAGGTCCTGTTCAAGGTGGTGATGCCGATGGCCGCGCCCGTGGTGGCGACGGTGGCGATCATCACCTTCCTGCTGAACTGGGCCCAGTGGTTCCCGATCCTGGTGATCTCGCGCACGCCCGACACCTACACACTGCCGGTGGCGCTGCTGTCGATGAACGGCGAACTTGGCGCGAATTTCCAGGGCATCATGGCGCTCTCGGTGATCACCACGCTGCCCATGGCGGTGCTGTTCCTGATTGCCCAGAAGCGCGTGATGGAAGGCATGGCGGCAGGGGCGGTGAAGGGGTGA
- a CDS encoding carbohydrate ABC transporter permease, producing the protein MTRLALPLSEERHGHSGRLDEAWRHRIFYLFVAPFAALTILFGIWPILLSIQVSFTASASALKPSPVYVGLANYASVLADPIFLASLARTLLYTALSVVANLAFALAFATLLDSTLLKRGNLFFRLAIFLPVVTPDVAGYVVWRWLYDRSFGAINAGLELIGLPAFGGLSSPNTALLAVLIAELWHHAGFYVIIFLANLSIRDKALEEAAHIDGATTWQRWRYVILPQLRPALLINTVYALIQFLKTFTVVVVMTKGGPSDQTNFVSYYAYQLFDQGRYGEATAMASILFAIVIGISLTAFRIGDRRQP; encoded by the coding sequence ATGACCCGCCTCGCCCTGCCCCTGTCCGAGGAACGACACGGCCATTCCGGACGGCTGGACGAGGCCTGGCGGCACCGCATCTTCTATCTCTTCGTCGCCCCCTTCGCGGCGCTGACGATCCTGTTCGGGATCTGGCCGATCCTGCTCTCGATCCAGGTCTCGTTCACGGCGTCGGCCAGCGCGCTCAAGCCGAGCCCGGTCTATGTCGGGCTGGCCAATTACGCGTCGGTGCTGGCCGATCCGATCTTCCTGGCGTCGCTGGCGCGGACGCTGCTCTACACCGCACTCTCCGTCGTGGCGAACCTCGCCTTCGCGCTGGCCTTCGCGACGCTGCTGGATTCGACGCTGCTGAAGCGGGGCAACCTGTTCTTCCGGCTCGCCATCTTCCTGCCGGTGGTGACGCCCGACGTCGCCGGCTACGTCGTCTGGCGCTGGCTCTACGACCGCTCCTTCGGCGCGATCAATGCGGGGCTCGAGCTCATCGGCCTGCCGGCCTTCGGGGGTCTCTCCAGCCCCAACACCGCGCTGCTGGCCGTGCTGATCGCCGAACTCTGGCACCATGCCGGCTTTTACGTGATCATCTTCCTCGCCAATCTCTCGATCCGCGACAAGGCGCTGGAAGAGGCGGCCCATATCGACGGCGCCACCACCTGGCAGCGCTGGCGCTATGTGATCCTGCCGCAGCTGCGGCCGGCCCTGCTGATCAACACGGTCTACGCGCTGATCCAGTTCCTCAAGACCTTCACCGTGGTCGTGGTGATGACCAAGGGCGGGCCGAGCGACCAGACCAATTTCGTCAGCTACTACGCCTACCAGCTCTTCGACCAGGGCCGTTATGGCGAGGCGACCGCGATGGCCTCGATCCTGTTCGCCATCGTCATCGGCATCTCGCTGACCGCCTTCCGCATCGGCGACCGGAGGCAGCCATGA
- a CDS encoding ABC transporter substrate-binding protein: MRLALLIGGAFAAATLLSAPAKAQELTIWHDLGDNGIKWFQAAGAEFAKSRPGVTVRSLSYPTDQWFGRVIGALNTDTAPDLIFNNYERVIRVESQTGKVMDLKPVLGQIADKAFLAEDDLRVATFKGKMIILPAQRVQMALGVRKSWLDKTGEKFPETWDDAKRIATKFRDADPDGNGKADTFGFALQAAKPRDLIHMLDLFTFGSGLRHTLIDPEGKITIDQPKHALVLEEFLKTYSTYKFVAPDTINHSFNEMYQVIEGGRAGMFRVGDWNVRKWDGANVLNGDFVSGPWPRFAADDQNAVVIGGMRGVAVPENAPNKALAVEFAKFLLGKEAQQASLELLGAGVRKDLDVSKLSERQQFFAKAQGRLVAYDFPESIHTFYPELEAAFHRKLLAGLASPPADWKPFIAETAKEMRDLAAKLKG; encoded by the coding sequence ATGAGGCTGGCCTTGCTCATCGGCGGCGCGTTTGCCGCCGCCACACTGCTCTCCGCGCCGGCCAAAGCGCAGGAGCTCACGATCTGGCACGATCTCGGCGACAACGGGATCAAGTGGTTCCAGGCGGCCGGCGCCGAGTTCGCCAAGAGCCGGCCCGGCGTCACCGTCCGCTCCCTCTCCTACCCGACGGACCAGTGGTTCGGCCGGGTGATCGGCGCGCTCAACACCGACACGGCGCCAGACCTGATCTTCAACAATTACGAGCGCGTCATCCGCGTCGAGAGCCAGACCGGCAAGGTGATGGACCTGAAGCCGGTGCTCGGCCAGATCGCCGACAAGGCCTTCCTCGCCGAGGATGATCTGAGAGTCGCGACCTTCAAGGGCAAGATGATCATCCTGCCGGCGCAACGCGTGCAGATGGCGCTGGGCGTGCGCAAGAGCTGGCTCGACAAGACCGGCGAAAAATTCCCCGAGACCTGGGACGACGCCAAGCGGATCGCGACCAAGTTCCGCGATGCCGACCCCGACGGCAACGGCAAGGCGGACACCTTCGGCTTCGCGCTGCAGGCGGCCAAGCCGCGCGACCTGATCCACATGCTCGATCTCTTCACCTTCGGCAGCGGGCTGCGGCACACGCTGATCGATCCCGAGGGCAAGATCACGATCGACCAACCCAAGCATGCGCTCGTGCTGGAGGAATTCCTCAAGACCTACTCCACCTACAAGTTCGTCGCGCCCGACACGATCAACCACTCCTTCAACGAGATGTACCAGGTGATCGAGGGCGGCCGCGCCGGCATGTTCCGCGTCGGCGACTGGAACGTGCGCAAATGGGACGGCGCCAATGTCCTCAACGGCGATTTCGTCTCCGGCCCCTGGCCCCGCTTCGCCGCCGACGACCAGAACGCGGTCGTGATCGGCGGCATGCGCGGCGTTGCTGTGCCGGAGAACGCGCCCAACAAGGCGCTCGCGGTGGAGTTCGCCAAGTTCCTGCTCGGCAAGGAGGCCCAGCAGGCCTCGCTCGAACTGCTCGGCGCCGGCGTGCGCAAGGATCTCGACGTCTCGAAGCTGTCCGAGCGCCAGCAGTTCTTCGCGAAGGCGCAGGGCCGGCTCGTCGCCTACGACTTCCCGGAATCGATCCACACCTTCTATCCGGAGCTGGAGGCCGCCTTCCACCGCAAGCTGCTGGCCGGCCTCGCCAGCCCCCCGGCCGACTGGAAGCCCTTCATCGCCGAGACGGCGAAGGAAATGCGCGACCTGGCGGCCAAGCTCAAAGGCTGA
- a CDS encoding LacI family DNA-binding transcriptional regulator gives MTGKTGLSRRGRPATADRGVSIRAVAARAQVSIATVSRVVNGLPNMASPETVARVRAAIAELGYRPSSAGRSLRQRESRLVAVIAANLANPAMTAISASVEVALRSRGLVLALCDSHDQAELQDEYLLEMRAHLVRATVLLGAVASPKLVAMIETGEPLVFVNRRCPGDDDQPFIGIDNRQAGRDAAAFLLAKGIRDVAVAHGHLASSATIDRIAGIGEAFADAGAPVPPERFLTTQGAEHLEIGYRAADHLLAAGRPPAGLICASDMIAFGAHRRLTEAGLAPGAMPRLLGFDDNPLNPWVAPWLSSVRIPYQAYGDAVVRMIDADAPRRIILAHQIVDRSPP, from the coding sequence GTGACGGGCAAAACCGGACTTTCGCGTCGCGGCCGGCCGGCGACGGCCGATCGCGGCGTCTCGATCCGCGCGGTGGCGGCACGCGCGCAGGTCTCGATCGCGACGGTCTCGCGGGTGGTCAACGGCCTCCCCAACATGGCCTCACCGGAGACGGTCGCGCGCGTCAGGGCGGCGATCGCCGAGCTTGGCTACCGGCCGAGCAGCGCCGGCCGCTCGCTGCGCCAGCGCGAGAGCCGGCTCGTGGCGGTGATCGCGGCCAACCTCGCCAACCCGGCGATGACGGCGATTTCGGCCTCCGTCGAGGTGGCGCTGCGCAGCCGCGGCCTGGTCCTGGCGCTGTGCGACAGCCACGACCAGGCCGAATTGCAGGACGAATACCTGCTCGAGATGCGCGCGCATCTGGTGCGCGCCACCGTGCTGCTCGGCGCCGTGGCGAGCCCGAAGCTGGTCGCGATGATCGAAACCGGCGAGCCGCTCGTCTTCGTCAACCGGCGCTGCCCCGGCGACGACGACCAGCCCTTCATCGGCATCGACAACCGCCAGGCCGGACGCGATGCCGCCGCCTTCCTGCTGGCCAAGGGGATTCGCGACGTCGCCGTGGCCCATGGCCATCTCGCCTCCTCGGCGACCATCGACCGCATCGCCGGCATCGGCGAGGCCTTCGCGGACGCGGGCGCACCCGTGCCGCCGGAGCGTTTCCTGACCACGCAGGGCGCGGAGCATCTGGAAATCGGCTACCGCGCCGCCGACCATCTTCTCGCGGCCGGCAGGCCACCGGCCGGGCTCATCTGCGCCAGCGACATGATCGCCTTCGGCGCGCATCGCAGGCTGACCGAGGCCGGGCTGGCTCCCGGCGCCATGCCGCGGCTCCTGGGGTTCGACGACAATCCGCTCAACCCCTGGGTCGCGCCCTGGCTGTCATCCGTGCGCATCCCCTATCAGGCCTACGGTGATGCGGTCGTTCGCATGATCGACGCCGACGCGCCACGCCGTATCATCCTCGCGCATCAGATCGTCGATCGATCGCCGCCGTGA
- a CDS encoding cupin domain-containing protein, producing the protein MGLRFIFMLTRNDRTVEDAADQLQTALGLGVRHIGFKDIGLPIAQLKALNAAIKAGEATSYLEVVSLDRDSEIASARAALEIGVDVLLGGTRAEDVLPVIAGSRIQYCPFPGRIVGHPSVLEGSLAEIVESARALAAHDGVHGLDLLAYRFKGDVPALMQAVCAAVAKPVYIAGSIDTPDRIAIVKQAGAAGFTIGTAALEGKYPAAGGSVPDQLAAIIRDVARLNNHLSPFSKKNLAASFAALPTAGDALVSGQVNGMPIGLTRFAGTAAWQFDLHSDKLIFVHKGRLLMAFRDREEIVEEGEFIVVPHGVEHRPAALDGICEAVVVGPARPGQT; encoded by the coding sequence ATGGGACTTCGCTTCATCTTCATGCTGACGCGCAACGACCGCACGGTCGAGGACGCGGCCGACCAGCTGCAGACGGCGCTCGGCCTCGGCGTCCGGCATATCGGCTTCAAGGACATCGGGCTGCCGATCGCGCAGCTCAAGGCCCTGAACGCCGCGATCAAGGCGGGCGAGGCCACCTCCTATCTCGAGGTCGTCTCGCTGGACCGCGACAGCGAGATCGCCTCCGCCAGGGCGGCGCTGGAGATCGGCGTCGACGTGCTGCTCGGCGGCACCCGCGCCGAGGACGTCCTGCCCGTCATCGCCGGCTCCCGGATCCAGTACTGCCCGTTTCCCGGCCGCATCGTCGGCCATCCCAGCGTCCTCGAAGGGAGCCTCGCGGAGATCGTCGAGAGCGCCAGGGCGCTCGCCGCCCATGACGGCGTGCACGGGCTCGATCTGCTGGCCTATCGCTTCAAGGGCGACGTGCCGGCCCTCATGCAGGCCGTCTGCGCCGCCGTCGCCAAGCCGGTCTACATTGCCGGGTCGATCGACACACCGGACCGCATCGCCATCGTCAAGCAGGCCGGGGCGGCCGGCTTCACCATCGGCACCGCGGCGCTGGAGGGGAAATATCCCGCCGCTGGCGGGTCCGTGCCGGACCAACTCGCCGCCATCATCCGCGACGTTGCGCGGCTGAACAATCACCTCTCGCCCTTCAGCAAGAAGAACCTCGCAGCCTCCTTCGCGGCCCTGCCGACGGCCGGTGACGCGCTTGTTTCCGGCCAGGTCAACGGCATGCCGATCGGCCTCACCCGCTTCGCGGGCACCGCGGCCTGGCAGTTCGACCTGCACAGCGACAAGCTGATCTTCGTCCACAAGGGCCGGCTGCTGATGGCGTTCCGGGACCGCGAGGAGATCGTCGAGGAGGGCGAGTTCATCGTCGTCCCGCATGGCGTCGAACATCGGCCGGCTGCGCTCGACGGAATCTGTGAGGCCGTCGTCGTCGGTCCGGCCCGGCCGGGGCAGACCTAG
- a CDS encoding lipocalin family protein, which yields MKISLLALLTTSGLALAACNPLDTGPVGNPNVPQPRKPVELGRYGGTWYEQARYDASFQKGCEAVTARYAAKPDGTIAVVNACRQGSPTGPVRTADATARVVEGSNGAKLKVTFFWPIEGDYWVLDRADDYAWSIVGEPSGRYLWILTRSQRLGPRQYAALVTRVQALGYDTTLLRRTQH from the coding sequence ATGAAGATCTCCCTGCTTGCGCTGCTGACGACATCGGGCCTGGCGCTGGCCGCCTGCAATCCCCTCGACACGGGGCCGGTTGGAAACCCGAACGTCCCGCAGCCCCGCAAACCGGTGGAACTCGGCCGCTATGGCGGCACCTGGTACGAGCAGGCCCGCTATGATGCGAGCTTCCAGAAGGGCTGCGAAGCCGTCACAGCGCGCTATGCCGCAAAGCCCGACGGTACCATCGCGGTCGTCAATGCCTGCCGGCAGGGCAGTCCGACCGGCCCTGTCAGGACGGCGGACGCCACCGCCCGCGTCGTCGAGGGCTCGAACGGCGCCAAGCTCAAGGTGACCTTCTTCTGGCCGATCGAAGGGGACTACTGGGTCCTCGACCGGGCCGATGACTACGCCTGGTCGATCGTCGGCGAGCCCTCCGGGCGCTATCTCTGGATCCTGACGCGCAGCCAGCGGCTCGGCCCGCGGCAGTATGCGGCGCTCGTGACCCGGGTCCAGGCACTGGGCTATGACACCACCCTGCTGCGGCGCACGCAGCACTGA
- the pcaD gene encoding 3-oxoadipate enol-lactonase — protein sequence MPFVQARGATLFVTEAGAPDAPPILFSNSLGTTHRMWDAIVDEFAVDFRCIRYDTRGHGASTFDGQAFEIATLADDVVALLDNLGLESAHIAGLSLGGMTGQALAIRHPRRVRSLALMATAAHLPSQAAWADRAALVRREGTQAIVEATLQRWFTPAIVAAAPPALMRVKEEFVAIDREGYAACCEAIGAMDLRPELGRITAPTAIIAGHDDPATPVAMMLEIAAGIRHATLTVMPDSAHLLAVQRPAATAALLRAFLAKL from the coding sequence ATGCCCTTCGTCCAGGCGAGAGGCGCCACGCTGTTCGTGACCGAGGCCGGCGCGCCGGATGCGCCGCCGATCCTGTTTTCCAACTCGCTCGGCACGACGCACCGGATGTGGGACGCGATCGTCGACGAATTCGCGGTCGACTTCCGCTGCATCCGCTACGACACGCGCGGGCATGGCGCCTCGACCTTCGACGGGCAGGCCTTCGAGATCGCCACGCTGGCCGACGATGTGGTCGCGCTGCTCGACAATCTCGGGCTGGAGAGCGCTCACATCGCGGGACTGTCGCTCGGCGGCATGACCGGTCAGGCGCTGGCCATCCGCCATCCCCGGCGCGTCAGGAGCCTCGCGCTGATGGCGACCGCGGCGCATCTGCCCAGCCAGGCCGCCTGGGCCGACCGCGCCGCGCTGGTGCGCCGCGAGGGCACGCAGGCGATCGTCGAAGCGACACTGCAGCGCTGGTTCACGCCGGCGATCGTCGCGGCGGCGCCGCCCGCGCTGATGCGGGTCAAGGAGGAGTTCGTCGCGATCGACCGCGAGGGCTACGCCGCCTGCTGCGAGGCGATCGGCGCGATGGATCTGAGGCCCGAGCTCGGCCGCATCACCGCGCCGACAGCCATCATCGCCGGACATGACGACCCCGCCACGCCGGTGGCGATGATGCTGGAGATCGCCGCCGGCATCCGCCATGCGACGCTGACCGTCATGCCGGACTCCGCGCATCTCCTGGCGGTTCAGCGGCCCGCCGCGACCGCGGCGCTCCTGAGAGCCTTCCTCGCGAAGCTCTGA